tccaaGGTTAACCGATTCAATACTGCTCTCGCTCGTGCGTTGCTCATTTAAATGGCTTGCATGATACTGACAGAATCACAGAGGGTGTGTAAAGTAGTAATGAAATGGTAAATAGAATAAGATGTTATGAATAAAATCATATGCTGCATTTTTGCTCGTCGGTTTTGTTGCATTGAAGAAATTCCTTTGTGATACAAATCTGCTGTGATCTAAATATTACCatatttattctttttttatttttttatttttttatttgtcttttacctttctttttttctctataTATTTCATTCATACAGTCAACTATGCCTCATTCAAGACCAAATTCTATAGGATCTATATCTTCACTCCCCCCTTCTGACGCCTACAAACCAGACGACATGGCTATCCAAGACCTTGAACGTGAAGTCAGCTCTACCGGCTCTATACGTCTAGCGGCCAAACATCTTGCCCAGGTTGCTcaagctgagaaagagaggggaaaaaaggagaaagaaataatATCGAGGTCTAGagctcaagctcatcagTACGCAATGTGGGCAGAAGATCCGGAAGAAGCAGACTATCTAAACATTCATGGTGAAGAGAATGACGATCAACAGCTTGACGTTAAAGGTGAAGTGTTGATGagcgatgaagagatgaacCATGATGCCATGGGCCACATGCAAGAAGTTGTGGATGGTCTTTGGATAGGCGACCTTGTTGCTGCAAGTGATACTaaagagttggaaaaaCATGGTATTGTGAATCTCTATTTTGTCTCTAAGTGACAAGACTGATGCTGTGGGCTGCGACTGTGGCTGTATAGACAAATATACTCTCCCTTCTAAGACCAGCACTTTGTTTCCCAGATACATATGCCATCTATCCgcttgagattgatgattCGGCGGACACCGACTTGCTCAGCCACTTGCCCAGTTGCGTAGCTTGGCTTAAAGAAATCCTCAAATTGCGCGAAAAGACACTCTTTGGCAGCAACAGAGACAATGGAGAGCACCCTGAAAGAGTCTCTGAGATTGCTTCTATTGCCCAGGCCGTAAAACCTGGCGGTGTGCTGGTACATTGTCAAGCGGGGATGTCCAGATCAGCGAGTGTGGTGGCTGCGTTCTTGATGAAAGAATATGAGCTTGATCCGATAGAGGCGGTAACCATGATTAGGAAAAAGAGACCCGTAATAGAGTGCATCACCTTTCGTATCGTGTTAAGAATGCAGCTGATACAATATTTTAGACCTTCTGCGACTTTCTGGCATCAACTTGGTCTATTTTACAATGCTAATGGAAAAGTATCTCTTAAAGATCGATCAACTAGGCAATACTATATGGAACGCACCACTACTCAATTCATCAGTATGTTCTTGGCTGCTATAATTAGAAGCGCAAAACTAATATGACTGTAGATGGCGATGGTACTGCTCCGTCTATGGATAAAATGGCAAAATATCCAGCCTCGCCTTCGGTTTCAAATCCTCCAACTCCAAAAGGCACTGCTAACAGGAAAATAAGGTGCAAAATATGCCGTCGTCTCTTAGCCGTTCGAGAACACATGATGGATCACATTCTCGACCAagctcctcctccttcatGCCCCAGAACACCCACTTCTGGTTCTTTACATAGTCCAAGGGCAAGCTTCTCAAGCGGCGCTGGAATGGGCTTCACTGATACCAGATTTACTGATGAAATTGGTAGAAAAGCGATGAGAGATAGGGAAAGGAGGGGGAGTCAGATAAGTGATGTGATCAACCCATTGACAGGAATGCTTGGTGCAGTGCGTTCGAGAAGATCGAGTTCGGGAACGGCGGCACCAAGTCCTTTACCCTCCCAAACGCTCTATGAACGAGATTCCAATACATTGTCGCCCTTGGCATCGAGTCAGAGTGCAAGTACGGGGATGGACGTGAAACTATCAAAACCGGTATCTCCTAAAGTAACTTTGCCTCGTACCAAGTCAGAGCCTCTCGAAACAGCACCAGAAACAGCTTCTTCGCCTACCTCCTCTTCTGTTCCCGCTCATGGTATCACGGAGGCACAAACTCTCGGTGGATTCGCACCCGGAAAAAGGGAAGACAGGCAGCTACAATCAGCGGATCAGCTTGCTGCTCGTCTCCCACCGCATCTCCTTGCTCTTCGAATGATAGGATCAGGTAGCGGCGATTTGGCGGCGCTTTCCTCACCTATAGGCAGTTCGCCTGCTTCCAGTCCAGAGAGGGATGCTGCTTCGTCACCTGTCCATTTTTCTGCAAGCACTGCTGGCAACACTGGCATGACATCCCCGACAACTATATCAAACACAATACCCTCTGTCTCCGGAGCTGGCGCCAGCCAAACAGCAAGAAGGATGAGTCTTTTAGCAATGACACCTACAACCGCAGAGGGCCGAAAAGAAGGCAATaaggagaggagaggaagTGGCGGGGAGTTGTATGGGGGTCCACCCATCTTGATAAATCCTAAATGCTCGGGATACTTCGTCGAGCCTGTTCGTTCCTTTTTCGTAATTTGACATTAGCAGCTAATAAAAATCATCTCGTTTAGTTGACATGGATGGAGCCTGTGCTGTCCACAGGCGCTATAGCTGGCAAACTAGTTTGTCCTAACGACAAATGTGGGGTTAAGATTGGAAACTTCGATTGGGCCGGAATGCAGTGTGGTTGCAAAGAATGGGTTACCCCTGTAAGATCTTTCCCTTGTATACTCTGGCTTGAAGACTAATCAGAAACCTTAGGGGTTTTGCATACATAGAAGCAAGGTTGACGAGGTCTGGTAGAGCACGATCTCTAGAATATAAAAGTCTTGAAAGGCATTATAATGTGGATGTGATTGAATCTCCTTGATCATGGCATTATGATAATATACAGCGTTGTGTCACTATAGTGACTGTCTTTATACTAATTATATGCATATATTTACCCCCTGTTAAGGATTTGGTCGTGTTTATAGAGGTAGCATATAAGAGAGAATAAGCACAGTAATAAGaatttctcaaagatgagattaAGAGTTATGCAATTAGGCGTGCCGATCCTCCGCATGCCTATCTATCACTCATGTTTCTACATCTCCGGCTAATCACGTGATTTGTAGAAGAAAGGAATAGAAGAAGGACCTCTGAATGATTTTGACAATGAAAGATAGAATGAGATGGTGAgtggaaggaaaaggagttGAATCGAGAGGTAAGCATTGGTTAATCATAGAACATAAATGACAACAAGAGTATCTATACATTGTAGACGACAATATCAAGTATGTCTCGACAACACACAAACCATCCTGGCACACCACTCCAATCAGATATACCTATAGACACAAAACCTTTACTTACAACAACAACTCTGGATTTGTTAGAAAACGACGGAAACAATAGAAAGAACCCCGTCTCTATAGATGGAAATGAGATGAGAAGAGCAGTTGTTGCTGTACCCGATGTGGAGATTGGCTCAGAAGGAAAGCGAATCAAGACCTTTCATGATGTGGAGCAGCCGAGGACTGTAATGCAAGACGAGCCTATTGATAATGATTGTGATGCAGTTGGGCAAGGAACAGAGGACAATTCAACCTCCCCAATCATATCCACTGTACCTctggtggaagagattgaagaagaatggtGGGATCTCAAGATGCAATGGGGAGGCAAGGTGTATGATGTGCGTGTGGAGGGAAACGATATGTAGGCTTTTGTTGCTTTCGTTGTGTCCTATTGCTGACATTATTCATGTGTAGGGTTTACGACTTTCGAGAGACGATTGCTTCCCTCACTAACGTCCCACCCGATTCTCAGAAACTGATTGGTCTCTCTCCCTCTATCAAGGGCAAGCTGAATGCGTCACATGATGCAACTCGTTTCGCCCTTCTGAATGTAAAAAAAGGCGGGAAGTTTGTGTTGGTAGGGACGAGGGTGGATGAGAGATTCTTGGATCCAGTCAAGgtggaaggagaaggtGGTGAAGGAGATTTTGATGTGGATTACAAGGGAGGGAACGTTGGGCAAGATCCCAGGAATCTGAGAAAGGTTCAGGAACTGGTACAAAAGTATCCTGTCACGGTGAGTCATATCTGCATAGCGTTGTCTGGTATGGGAATCAAGGGTGATTCGATATAATAGGTGATGAACGAACCGcgacaaggaaagagaCTGCTTGTCCTTGACCTGGACTATAGTATGTCCCCAGTGCTGTCCCGATTACAGCTGAATGAATCGTATTAGCTATCGTCGATACCAAGCCTCTCCTGGAAGGATCGCTCCCGCCCTCAGAGTGTGCTCGACCAGGTTTACACGAGTTTCTGGAGCAGTAAGGCTCAATTTCAAGAACTAATTCAGTAGAGTTGACGAAGAGCAGGGTATACCCATATTACGACATTGCCATCTGGTCTCAGACATCGTGGCGTTGGCTCGAGACCAAGTTGGTTGAGCTTGACCTGATAGGAGGCCACAGAGCGTACAAGATCTCTTTCGTAGTAGACAGAAGTTGCATGTTTCCAGTAAGTAAACTCATTTCCCTGTACTGTAACTGAAGTTTGTCTAGGTGTTTTCACAGAAAGATGGCCAGCCGTATAAACATGAAGTCAAGCCACTTGCCTATCTATGGGCATCGTTCCCCCAATGGTCTGCCAAAAATGTATGCCAATTGTTTCAAACAGGATAGCGAAAGCTAACCACAACACAGTCGATACACATTGACGATCTATCACGTAATTTTGCCCTCAATCCAGGAGAGGGCCTAAAGGTATGTTTTCCTGTCTCCGCTTGCGTCAATAAGAATGTTACCCCTTTGGCCCAAAGATTGGAGATATGTTGACGAAAGGATAACACAGATTCGGGCTTTTAATAGCGCTCGTCTTCCAGAAGGTTCAACTGATAGGGAATTAAAGTATCTGGGGTTATACGTGAGTCATACTTTACAGAGTAAAGAGTGGTCAACTTATACAAGGCAGCTGGTGCATATCGCAACTACCGTGCATGATTTTACTACCATCTATCACAAGGTGAGATGGCATGCTAGACTGATCTCCATGGAAACTGACTATATCAGAAGGACTGGACTCGTGCTGTCAAGCAGATGCGCCGAGAGCAAAgacagcagcagcaaacATCTCAATCGCCGCCGTCTCCAGAAGGGAACCCTTGAGCTATTGTAAAAGACAAATTATCAAGTggaagagttgagaaaagaacagTTGTATATTTGATTGTAGATAATAGTTATTCCATAAACTTATGCCACGTGGCTCATGTGACGGTACCTTTTCTTATCCATATATACTTTATTCTGCTTTCGTCCACTTTTGACTTTCCAAAGTGATTTTTTAtttcaattctctttttttatttttttatttctctcttttctttttccctttctattcttttttcatttcattctGTAACTCTAAGAGCGTTCCAACGATCCTTTTCGCTATTTCCCCTCTTTTTAATAATTCATCTGCCTCTCGGCGCGTCTGTTTACCACCCTCTGTTCCTATTCTACATCAACCAAATGAGGCTGTCCATCATGCGAACTCTCATAGGCCTGCCTCTGTTGTCGCTGGCATTCGCTCAATCCAACACGCAGCATCAACACAGCTCCAATGGACCAAGTCAAACGGCGAGCGCAAATACCAGTGCTAGTGCTGCTAGTAACTCTTCAGTGGTCGCAAACAACACAGCTAGTAGCAACGTTTCACACACTGTTCTTACAACGACACTCACAACTTTTCCTACTACGACAGTATCGGACGGCACACCCTCGCCGTCCATCCTGACACTGACGCTGACGCTTCCTGTCTCCGATTTGAGCGCCGTGAATGCTTCTATCGCCAACGGAACGTATACCAACGGCACTATGCCTGCTAACGCCACCCAAAACTGGAAGAACGGCGACAATTGGATACCCTTCAAGATAGCCCTTGATCCTGCCTATGGACTCGCGGGCGgtttcttgatcttgactGGTATCCCGGTAGCTGTCTTGGGTGGGAAAAATAGATGGCGAGTGACCAAAAATACTTAGAGGGCTTGTGCTGACTCCATCAACAGGTCTTCTTTGGCTATTTCTTCTGGTTTGGCGGTCTTGCTGTTTACGCTCGTTTTGATCCTTCGTTTCGGGTAAGTGATCAGGTTCACTCCAACAAACCCATGAAATTAATGGATCTGCCGCAGAGTACAACCGAGTCTTGCTGAGCCTTCACCACACCCACCCACTCACACCCTCCGAGGGCTCTACTTTTTTGCTTGTCTCGTCACCTCTCTTATTGGTGCAGGACTAGGCATTTTCTTCTACAATTTCACAAAGTACGCCGTTTCTGCAGGCGGCggttttgtctttgcttGGTTCCTTCTCGCCACAAAGTCTGGGGGCTTGATTGGCTCCATGTTGGGAAGATGGGGCTTGTTGGGTGGATTAACAGTGACTGCGTTTATTGCCAGCCTACCTAAATGGTCCAATGAGTACATGACACTGTTCTCGACGACCTGGGTTGGCGCGACTGCATTTGTCTTGGGTGTGGACTGCTTTACAAAAGCTGGTTTGAAAGAGGTAAGTTGCGAATAAGCCATAGAATAATCTGGCTGACCCAGACTCAGTTTTATATGTACAACCTTGGCTTTCGTGAAATTTTTCCCAAACTTGATGGCGGCAAATATCCTTTGACACAGACCATGACGATTGAGCTGGGTATTCTCGGTGCCGTTGTTCTAGTGAGTTTCTTTTATTTGTCCATGTCGTCTCTACtaattcaaaaagattggCGCTGCTATTCAATTTCGCGTCCTCAATGTTCTTACGAAGCGCTTTAAACAGGCTCgcgaggaagaggaggcCCGCATCGAGGCTGAAGAGATTTCTAGAGCAGCTGAGCGTTTTAAGAATGTTGGTGTCGAGCTTGCCGAATGGGAAGAAAAACATGGCAATGATCCCAAATGTGGCGTTGTTATtgtgaagaaggaaggcCGAAGCAGCCCTGTCTCATTTGTGCAAGTGTCTAATCTATCTGGATATTCGATGAGAGCGGATCGCTCGAGCGAGCTCATGCCTCAACTCGGGTTTGATGATTCAAAGGAGAGGGATGAATTTATCAAGTCTGATAACCGGGCTTCTAGTACACTAAGTCTTTTGACCAATGACCCCTTGGTTGCTCATGATCGATCGTCTAGCTCTATTAGTTTGGATCGCGTACGCGACACTAATGATCCTCGTGGAGTTTACGAAACTGTTAACGCAGACACGCCTACCAGCAGCATGTTCCTTGGTATAGAAGAACTCAAACCTGAGAGACTTGTCGAAAATGCTGAAACCAAGGGCGACAGTCTGGAAGAACAGCTCAAGCTTCTTGAAGAAGTGAAGAGAGCCAGAGAAAGTATTCGTGGTAGTCTCGAGGCGCTCCGGTCGAGGACATCAAGCGACCCTCACTTTATTAGCAGTGCTTCCGAGAGCTCTTCGCATGGAGATCTCGATGGTCTTCAAAGGAGGGTTTCAAGCACGTCAACGAGGCCGATTGAAGTCAGACTTAGAACGGTATCGACTCCCGCATTGGTTCATAGTAGTCCACCAGAGCAAGAAAGGCCAAGGTCCGAATGGGATTCATATCTCGCTGAAAGAAAGATCATTATCCCCAAAGCTGTCTCATCCCCTGGATTAGCCAATAACATAAATCAAAACTCGTCCTATATCAATGTTCCTGTCAGCGTGGCTAAGGGTATTGAGGCCCGACGAGAGAAAACTAGGAGTATGCTTGAACCAAAGGTTTCCGACTTTGAAGTTATTGCTGAAAACAATATCGGGGACCAGACTAGAAGAGCTTTACATGAGCAAGACTATAGTCATCCAGCCAACAGGCAGAGAGGATACAGGTACTCACAGGTTGAGAGACCATCCACATATCATGACCAGATCGATAGTGGTATACCCCTTCGTCCACAACCTTCTCACCAGCCTCATTCATCCTACGATTCCAATGGCATGGTTTACGGCTATGCTTCTGATCGTCACCAAACTTCTGGAAACTATAGCAATTATCGCCCCATGTCCAAAACACTGTCCATCGATGAACTTGGTGAGCGCCATCGCAAGCGTCTGTCAAAGTTGCAAGAGCCTGTCACTGCTAGATTGCGAGAGCCTGAGGAGCTTGAAGAggtcaagaaaaagtgggAGAGGCAAAAAGCTATGGAGGGAGATGAAATGCGTCAAAAGGAGAGGCAGGTAAGAGAACAGTCAATAGGCAAAGGcagagataaagaagaagtgtTGAGAATGGCTGATGAGTGGAGAAGGAGTGTGGTGATGGATCATCAGCCTAGTGCTCAGAGATCTGGGGCCACTGGAGGACAAAAAGCAGATAAGAGGCAGAGCAGGATTGTCAATTAATCCTGCCCATTCCATCAGTGAATCGTTGGCCATTATACGGCAAGGCTTAAACAAGTCGCGCCTGGTCAAAAGGACATTAATTTTATTTCATTCTATTTTCTAATTCAAAAATCGCATATCTCATGACACATTGCATAAGTCAccttcattctttcaaagtttTAATGATGTACCATATTTTTGTATGTCGGCATAGTTTTCTGTCCATTCTGGAATAATGCATAGGATTTCATGGATTAGATGCAAAATGACTGGGCAataaaaagtggaggtaaaGGAAACCAGAACAAAGCCAAGAGAAAGCTGTGAATTTgttattattattatttttttcttattttcttcaatttaGAAAAAAACACGAGAATACAAATTTCAAGGATTCTTGAATCTGatttattctttcatcAATGATATGTGTAGACAAACTTAAGAAAGTTGACTATTAGACCAGTGATCAAGGTAACAGCAATGGCAAGCTCTCGACCACGCCAGAATAATATTACtatatcaacatcttcctccataCGCTCTCCTCCCCCTTCTGGCGGCCCATCGCCCGTgtcgccttcttctcctaGTGGCACAACTGCTGGACTGTCTAGAAGACAAAGCTGGAGTATGAGGGAAGACGGAGACTTTTTGACTGACCAATTGCTTTCGGAAACGAACCATCTCACCAATAGTGGCTTTAGTGCAGAGGAAGGTAGCGCATCAAAACGAAATGTAGGAATAGGAGGACCAACGTCTTCTACGCCAGTCGGACGCAATCATCGACCAAAACTGAGCGAAAGAGATATTACCTGGGCGGGGatagatgatgatgggaTGGGTGGGAAGGATGATAGAGGTTTATGGAATGATGGACATGACAAGACACCTACAGGGAGGATTAGCCGGTCATACAAAAGTACGCTTGCATCGTCCGCATCTCCACATTCAAGCAGCTCTTCATTGGATGTGCCCCTGAGATCATTCTCAGAAGATAGGGAACGTCTTACACCGGGTCAGTCGTTTGATATAGGCTATACTGGGTTAGGCAGGAGCATAGCGTCGAAAAGATCGTCTCATAAGCCTTATGATACGAGTACATCCACTATCGGTCGGAGGTCGCCACTTCGCAACGTATCGCAAACAATACGCAAAGCCAGTATCCGGGTAGTTAACATGATGGGTACGGATACACGGGAGAGATTGGGGAGCGATGACGATGGCGAAGAAGTTCTGCAAGATGAATATATAGGTTCAGATAGTTTGAGAAGGGAGACAGATGGAGGACGAGAAGGTTGGATACCAAGTCCAAAGAGGCCTAATACTGGACTAGTTAAGGGTACACCTAATCAGTTGCGAGGAAGGACGCTCTGTATATTTGGATCGCATAGCATTCTGAGACGAAGTATGGACACTCTTATGAGATTTCCGTAAGTCTTGAATGGTAAATTGTCTTACGTGTCCAGCTGATACCGGCGTTAAGATGGACGGAACCTACCATTCTGGTTCTTATTATTGCAAATGCGGTTATACTTTCTATTCAATCTGCTCCAACTTTGTTTTCACCtagagaagatgatggcttCTTTCAGTCATGGGAAGATGTGGCACTGGTGGCTCTTTTTATGGTCTTTACGTGAGCTGAATTTCCTTCCCTCTAGACACTATTGACCAGGACAGTTTGGAAATGTTTGCACGAATAATAGTCACTGGATTGCTACTTGATCCCGAAACCTCTTTATGGGAGTCCCTCTTTGGCCCGGAGGGAATTGTCATAATTCTTAAGAATTATTTTTCTCGTACTACATCCAATCTACAACGAAGACCATCGAAAATTAGACGTGCGGCGTGGCGATCTCACGCTATTCCCCATCCTCATCTCAAATTCAGACAATCGATGGCCCACAACAAACCTAATGGCGTCCTTCGTGGGTTGTCTATACCAGAGGCTCCTTTTCAAGAAGCTGTTGCCAAACAGAAAAGTCTCTCAGACCAAGGAAGACCGTACCTCAGACATTCATGGCATCGCATTGACATGATTGCTGTCTTTGCATTCTGGATCACATTTGTCTTGGCTTTAACTGGATATGAAGCCACAGCTAATCGGCATATTTACATCTTTCGCGCGCTCTCCGCCCTTCGTGCTGGCCGTTTATTGGTTATTACGAGTGGTACAACCACCATTCTTCACTCGCTCAAACGTGCTGGACCTCTACTTGTCACTGTTGCTtactttctcatctttgctgGATGTATCTATTCCATCATAGGTGTTCAGTCATTTCGAGGTAGTTTCAAAAGAGCGTGTGTTCTAACAGATCCTTTCAACTCGAGTAATACAATTACTTTAGATCAACTTTGTGGCGGTTGGCTGGACAATAAGACGATGAAACCGAGGTCTTATCTCGACATAGACGGATTCGAGACGGATGTGTCTCCGAAGGGATATGTTTGCCCCATAGGTCAGGTCTGTTTAGTGAGTGTGGCTCTTGTTGACATGATGCAAATCTGACTTGTACTAAGACGACTAACGAAAACCCTAATAACGGCGTGAGCAGTTTTGACAACATCTTTACCTCACTTGTGCAAATTGTGATTATCACTTCCAGTAGGTGTCGCCACGAAGATTATGATCAGAGCTGATTATTCGCAGTTAATACCTGGGCCCCAGTCATGTATCGTGCAATGGACTCAGAATTTTTTGGatcttctttattttttattaCTGGTGTTATCGTGCTCAACTTTTGGCTTATCAATCTCTTGATCGCCGTAGTCATCAACACTTTTAGCGATATTAGGGCAGAAACGAAGAGGAGTGCTTTTGGTGGAGACGAGCGAGTTAAATGCTTTTATTCCTGCGATAAAGCTGATACTGAGTAGGTCGTTTCTGGGAAACGAACCTAATTGGGCTGCGGAGGATGAGAGAGTTAAACGGAATAGGCTTCTTGGAGTGTATCAGAAGACAGAGCTTTTTTGGGTTTTTCTTATTGTCGCAGATATAGTTGTACAGGGGACGAAAAACAATAAGTCGTCTGAAAATTTGCTGCGATTCCTCAGTAAGATTAGCCAAACTCGACTTCTACCGTTCAAGTACTAATCGATAATGTAGAAAATCTTGGACTTGGGTTCACATTGGCTTTCGATCTTGAGATTATCATTCGTTTCCTCGCTCACCTTCCTAACTGGCGATCATTTCTGACTCGTCGACGCAACACATTCgacctctttctctgtaTAGTCTGTTCAATTATACAAATCCCAGTCATCAGTGACAGTAGTATCTATCCCTGGCTTACTGTCTTTCAAATAGTCAGGTGGTATAGAGTGATTCTAGCCTTCCCGAGGATGAAACCCTTGATGATCACTGTGTTTGGTAGTTTTGCGGGCATGCTGAACATGGTCATGTTTTTATTTCTGATAAACTTCCTCGGAGCTCTTATGGTACGTCTTTCTTTGTCAGATAgacagaagaagacgaatCGCTCATTTGATGTCTCAGGCTGTTCAATTGTTTCGTGGGGACTTAACAAAGGGTAATACTGTCACATTTGCGCAAACGTACAACTCTTTTCTAGGCATGTATCAAGTTAGTTTTCGTTGGcagtctttttctattaCTGACACCAATTCAGATATTCTCGTCAGAAAATTGGACCGATATATTATACAATGTTGTAGGTTTCATGCCAAATACGGCAAATGGGAACAAGATGTTGCTGAACCGCTATGCAGATGGGCGCTGAGCGCAGTTATAAGCAGACCGCAATAGCGGCAATCTTCATATGTGGATGGTTCCTCTTCGCAAATTTCATTGTTATGCAAATGTTCATTGCTGTTATTAACGAGGTATGTCATCTTGAATCCGCTCATATAATTTGACTTATTCGCGATAGAATTTCGCCATCGCTGAAGAGCAAAAGCGCAAGCAACAAGTTGAAGCTTTCATTCGCAAGGCTGAAACTCCATCCGCCCACGTTAGTTGGATCGATCGTCTCAATCCGTATCGTCTTATAAGCTCTAGACATAAGGCAATCCGAATTTCAGCACTTCCTCCTAGCCTTGTGCTCCCTTTGAAGCAAAGTGTTGGTTTTGATTTGGCCACTGAAAATGCCAATCTCAGCCTGCAAAATCCCAAAAGTGCCAAAGGAGCTATAAGAAGATTGCTTGGAAGGCGTAATGACGAAAAGGCTATCCCATTGAAGATTTTAAAAGGGCAAGCTCGAGCGATTCATGGTGgcgaagatgaggatgaggacGATCGGGGTCTGTATGTCTTATCTATTATAATTTTAACTGCCTGAAATTTAACATCATTAGGACCGATTTATTACCCCCTCTACATGCTACAGTCTCTACCGATGAACATCTGGATGCTTTACGTGAGCGTAAAAATCAACAAGCTGATTTCATTGCCGCCCATCCGAGTTTTGACAGGTCTTTATGGATTTTCAAACAAAGCAATCCTATTCGCAAATTTTGCCAGGCCTGTTTCCCACCAGCTTATGGCGAGCGAATATTTGGCCGATCACATGACCCAATCATGAAGAACATCGCAAAAGGCATTGTTTTTTTAGCAGTTGTAGCCAGTGTTGTGGTCGCTGCTATTGCTTCGCCAAGCTATCGACGAAACTTATATGCCGAGAAAGGCGTATTTAGGGGCACCTGGTTTGATCTTACTGAGGTTGCTCTTGGCTCGGTTCTCATCCTT
The Cryptococcus depauperatus CBS 7841 chromosome 1, complete sequence DNA segment above includes these coding regions:
- a CDS encoding HAD hydrolase, family IIID — protein: MPHSRPNSIGSISSLPPSDAYKPDDMAIQDLEREVSSTGSIRLAAKHLAQVAQAEKERGKKEKEIISRSRAQAHQYAMWAEDPEEADYLNIHGEENDDQQLDVKGEVLMSDEEMNHDAMGHMQEVVDGLWIGDLVAASDTKELEKHGITNILSLLRPALCFPDTYAIYPLEIDDSADTDLLSHLPSCVAWLKEILKLREKTLFGSNRDNGEHPERVSEIASIAQAVKPGGVLVHCQAGMSRSASVVAAFLMKEYELDPIEAVTMIRKKRPVIEPSATFWHQLGLFYNANGKVSLKDRSTRQYYMERTTTQFINGDGTAPSMDKMAKYPASPSVSNPPTPKGTANRKIRCKICRRLLAVREHMMDHILDQAPPPSCPRTPTSGSLHSPRASFSSGAGMGFTDTRFTDEIGRKAMRDRERRGSQISDVINPLTGMLGAVRSRRSSSGTAAPSPLPSQTLYERDSNTLSPLASSQSASTGMDVKLSKPVSPKVTLPRTKSEPLETAPETASSPTSSSVPAHGITEAQTLGGFAPGKREDRQLQSADQLAARLPPHLLALRMIGSGSGDLAALSSPIGSSPASSPERDAASSPVHFSASTAGNTGMTSPTTISNTIPSVSGAGASQTARRMSLLAMTPTTAEGRKEGNKERRGSGGELYGGPPILINPKCSGYFVEPLTWMEPVLSTGAIAGKLVCPNDKCGVKIGNFDWAGMQCGCKEWVTPGFCIHRSKVDEEKELNRETTISSMSRQHTNHPGTPLQSDIPIDTKPLLTTTTLDLLENDGNNRKNPVSIDGNEMRRAVVAVPDVEIGSEGKRIKTFHDVEQPRTVMQDEPIDNDCDAVGQGTEDNSTSPIISTVPLVEEIEEEWWDLKMQWGGKVYDVRVEGNDMVYDFRETIASLTNVPPDSQKLIGLSPSIKGKLNASHDATRFALLNVKKGGKFVLVGTRVDERFLDPVKVEGEGGEGDFDVDYKGGNVGQDPRNLRKVQELVQKYPVTVMNEPRQGKRLLVLDLDYTIVDTKPLLEGSLPPSECARPGLHEFLEQVYPYYDIAIWSQTSWRWLETKLVELDLIGGHRAYKISFVVDRSCMFPVFSQKDGQPYKHEVKPLAYLWASFPQWSAKNSIHIDDLSRNFALNPGEGLKIRAFNSARLPEGSTDRELKYLGLYLVHIATTVHDFTTIYHKDWTRAVKQMRREQRQQQQTSQSPPSPEGNP